The Candidatus Cloacimonadota bacterium genome includes a window with the following:
- a CDS encoding chemotaxis protein CheX: MKETKMMSVLTEVISKVLSLMYFLFEDDDEPFEKENDKDYKIFTIDFWDDKKYRIVFKIHDRIMNLMIENFEGVEDESLKQGDIISGIREFVNIVCGNFMNEFSGKMKMGLPMYSSKEEVQKNECNTLIDEKEWWIENSRLFVKIVKC, from the coding sequence ATGAAAGAAACGAAGATGATGTCGGTTCTGACGGAAGTGATTTCTAAAGTTCTTTCTTTGATGTATTTTCTTTTTGAGGATGACGATGAACCATTCGAAAAGGAAAATGACAAGGATTATAAGATATTTACGATTGATTTTTGGGATGATAAAAAGTACCGGATTGTTTTTAAAATTCACGACAGAATCATGAATTTGATGATCGAAAACTTTGAAGGTGTTGAAGATGAATCATTAAAGCAAGGAGACATTATAAGTGGCATAAGAGAATTTGTAAATATCGTTTGTGGAAATTTTATGAACGAATTTTCCGGTAAAATGAAAATGGGTCTGCCAATGTATTCCTCAAAAGAAGAAGTACAAAAAAACGAGTGTAATACTCTGATTGACGAAAAAGAATGGTGGATCGAGAATTCACGTCTATTTGTAAAAATCGTAAAGTGTTAG
- a CDS encoding response regulator, giving the protein MAINILVVDDAPSMRKIIIKTINISGDYAGEIYQAGNGKEALEVLNREWVDLVFTDLNMPVMNGMELIKRIKENPDFENLPIIVITSRGKKDLEGEEQLLLIADFITKPFHPEQLRDVIFSIIGDEYERNEDDVGSDGSDF; this is encoded by the coding sequence ATGGCTATTAATATTTTGGTTGTAGATGATGCTCCTTCAATGAGGAAGATAATTATCAAAACAATCAACATATCCGGTGATTATGCCGGAGAAATTTATCAGGCAGGTAATGGAAAAGAAGCACTCGAAGTGCTAAATCGGGAATGGGTTGATCTGGTTTTTACTGATCTGAACATGCCGGTTATGAATGGAATGGAATTGATTAAAAGAATCAAAGAAAATCCGGATTTCGAGAATTTACCTATAATCGTGATAACAAGTCGAGGAAAAAAGGATCTTGAAGGTGAAGAGCAATTATTATTGATTGCAGATTTTATCACCAAGCCTTTTCACCCCGAACAATTAAGAGATGTGATTTTTTCAATAATTGGAGACGAATATGAAAGAAACGAAGATGATGTCGGTTCTGACGGAAGTGATTTCTAA